Part of the Deinococcus reticulitermitis genome is shown below.
AGAGTGAGCGAATCGCTGAAACCTACCCCCAGTTCAGATCGGAGTCTGCAACTCGACTCCGTGAAGTTGGAATCGCTAGTAATCGCAGGTCAGCACACTGCGGTGAATACGTTCCCGGGCCTTGTACACACCGCCCGTCACACCATGGGAGTACGTTGCAGTTAAAACCGCCGGGAGCTTTACAGCAGGCGTCTAGACTGTGGCGCATGACTGGGGTGAAGTCGTAACAAGGTAACTGTACCGGAAGGTGCGGTTGGATCACCTCCTTTCTATAGCGCTCCGCATCTCCTCTCTCTTCGCTCATGCCCCCTGCCCCACCCCCTACTGTGAAGTAGGGGGTGGGGTTTTTCAATACCAAGAGGAACGGGCAGATGGCATCAACCATCTGCCCGTTCCTGTACTGAGAGAATTGATATGGTGCCATTTCTAACGTTCTCCGCAAATCGGGTTTACTTCTGCTCGTCCTCAAAGTATTCGAAGCGGAAGGTACCGATCTCGACGGTGTCGCCCTCTCTGGCCCCAGCCCGTCTGAGAGCGTTGTAGAGCCCCTGACGCTTGAAGAGGTTGCCCAGGTACTCGGCGGCGTCTTCCAGGTGGCGCGAGAAGCGCACGATCTTGTCCTCGAAGCCGCCTCCATGGACCTCCCAGACGCGCTCGGGTTTCTCCTGGCCCTTGACGGGCGCGTCTTCACGGAAGATGACACGCAGGGCTTCTTCCACCACCTCGTCGGGTTCAACGTCCAGGGCATGGCTCTGGGCCCAGAGTTCGCGCTCCGGCAGCAGTTGGAACAGGGTTTCACGGAGTTCGCCCAGGCCAGTGCCTTCCCTGGCGCTCACCTGCAACACGGGGAGGCCAAAGTCTGCCAGTTCGCGCTCGACCATGGCGGCAAGATCGCCCTCCACAAGTTCCATCTTGTTCAGCGCCACCAGAGCGACCTGATCCAGCAGCGTGGGATCGTAGGCACGCAGCTCGGCTTGCAGTTGCCGCAGCTCCTCTACCGGATCACGGGTCACGTCGAGAACATAGACAAGCAACCGGGTGCGACTGATGTGCCGCAGGAATTCGAGCCCCAGTCCTTTGCCCTCGCTGGCGCCTTCGATAATGCCGGGAATATCGGCCATCGTGAGGCGCTCGTCTTCGCCTGAGCGCTGCACCACACCGAGAATGGGGGAGAGGGTAGTAAACGGGTAATCGGCGATGGCGGGGTTGGCCCGTGAGAGTGCCGCGAGCAGGCTACTTTTGCCAGCGTTCGGGTAGCCCACCAGACCCACGTCGGCGATCAAGCGCAGTTCGAGCCGGACACGCCGCTTCTGGCCGGGGGTGCCGAGCTCAGCGAAGCGCGGCGCCTGCCGGGTGCTGCTTGTAAAGGTGCTGTTGCCGCGTCCACCCTGGCCGCCCCGAGCGATAACCTTTTCCTGACCCACCTTCACCAGATCAGCGATGACCTTCCCGCTTTCCTCGTCGAACGCTGTAGTTCCCACGGGCACGTCTATGTAGGTGTCCTGACCGTCAGCACCCTGACGCAGGCGCCCCTCGCCATAGCGGCCATTCTCGGCCTTGAACTTGCGTTTGCCGACCAGACGCTCGAGCGACTCGACGCCCTCGATCGCGCGCAGGATGATGCTGCCACCACGCCCACCGTGACCGCCGTCCGGACCGCCCTTCTCCATATATTTGGCACGGTGAAAACTCATGCTGCCGTCGCCACCGTTGCCGGCGGCCACTTCAATATTCAGTACGTCCCGAAATGCCATCGCGTACCCCCAGGGCTTGGATGTCTGATGTTGAGGTCCTGGGCCACCGGGGCCAGCCACAAGCTGGACCCAGCAGACCGCAGGATAAAAAAAGCGCCCCACCCATCAGACGGGCAGGGCGCGCAGGTCACGCCGGCGCTTAGTCGGCAGCGACTTCGGTCTGGGGAAGCTCGACGCTGATAAACCGGCCCTTGCCCCCCTTGTTGGTGAAGACAACCTTGCCGTCTTCGAGGGCGAACAGGGTGTGGTCACGGCCCATCCCCACGTTCGGTCCAGGCTTGAACTTGGTGCCGCGCTGACGGACCAGGATGTTCCCGGCCCGGACAACTTCGCCGCCGAACTTCTTGACGCCCAGGTACTTGGGGTTGCTGTCGCGTCCGTTCTTGGACGAACCTACGCCTTTCTTGTGTGCCATGTCAGTTCACCTCAGCCTTGGATGCCCAGAATCTTGATGGCGGTGTAATTCTGGCGGTGCCCGGTGCGGCGGCGGTACTGGATGCCGCTCTTGTACTTGCGGATGTAGATTTTCTTGCCGCGTCCGTGCTCGACCACTTCGGCGTTCACAGTGTAGCCGCTCGCCGCGTCACCGAAGAGCGCCTGCGCGCCGCCCACGAAAATAGGCTTGAGGTCGAGCTTTTCGCCCGCTTCGCCCTTGAGGCTCTCGACGCGGATCACGTCGCCTTCCTGCACGCGGTACTGCTTGCCGCCGCTTTGGATAATTGCAAACATCTTGCCTTCCTCCTGCTGGCCTTGACCCCCGCTCAGCGGGAAGACCTCTGGTTACGTTTTGCCCACGCCTCTGACGCGGGTTACACAAGAGCCGACTTTACCACAACCTGGCCCCAACGGGAACAGGCCCGAACCGGGTCACAGGCCGGAACGGGCAGCAAAACGCGCGAGGAGGCCACAGGAGGCCCCGAAGTGCGTGTGCATGATCCCGTTCTCGCTGATGTGTCCTCGCGGTACACATGGACTCGCGCGGGGCGAGCCAAAATTCCTGATGACCTCCGGAAGGGCTGGCCCAACTGGGCCAAGCGCTGTGCCGACAAGTATACAGGAGCAGAGGAATGGAGAAGGCGGAGCGGCTCCGCCAGTTGGCCGATGCTGCGGGGCCGGGCTTTGTCTACGCTAGGGCCATGACTTCCGGCACGCTCGTTGTTCTGCGCAGCTACCTCGGCCCGCTGTGGGGGTGGGTGGGGCTGCTCGCGGCGGCGCTGCTGCTCAGCACGGGCCTGAACCTCGCACTGCCGGCCCTGCTTGCGCGCTTTGTCGATGAGGCCCGGCTGGTACGTGAGGCCGATGCGGCGCTGCTCGGGCGGCTGGCGCTGAGTTACATTGCGCTCGCAGTCGGGGTGCAGGTGCTGAACGCCGGGGCGACGTATCTGGGGGCGCGGGTCGGCTGGCAGGCGACCAACCGGCTGCGCGCCGACCTGATGGCGCATCTGCTCGCGCTCGACATGGCCGAGCACAAGGAGCGCACGCCCGGCGAGATGATCGAGCGTATCGACGGCGACGTGACGGCGCTGAGCAACTTCTTTTCGCAGTTCGCGGTGCGGGTCTTCGGCGCGGCCCTGCTGCTGACCGGCGCCGTCGTGATGTTCTGGCGCACCGATTGGCGGGTGGGCCTGGGCATTACCGTGTTTGTCGCCCTGACGCTGGTGCTGATGAACCGCGTTCGCAAGGGCGGCGTGGACCCTACCCGGCTGGAGCGCGAGGCGAGCGCCAAACTGTTCGGCTACGTCGAGGAGCGGCTCGCGGGCCTCGACGACGTGCGCTCGCTCGGCGCGGGCGAGGTGCATCTGCGCGGCTTTCTGGCGGTGCAGCGCGAGTTTTTCAGCCGCTCGGTGTTCTCGTGGCGGCGGCGGGCGGTCGTGTGGCAGCTCAGCATGGCGCTGTTTGCGGTGGGCTACGTGGCGCTGCTCGCGTCGGCGGTGGGGCTCTACGCGGCGGGCGCGATCTCGCTGGGGACAGCCTTTGCCCTCTACCAGTACATGACGATGGTGGAAGAGCCGGTCGACCAGCTCAGCAACCAGCTGCAAGACCTCCAGAAAGCGGGCGCGAGCCTCGTCCGGATCGGGGAACTGCTCGCGCTGCGTTCGGCACTTCCGAGCGGGACACAGGCGCTGCCCTCCGGCCCACTCGATGTGCGGTTCGAGGACGTGGGATTTAGCTATACGGATGACTTGGCAGGCGCCCCCGTGCTACGCGGCGTGTCGTTTCACCTTCCCGCCGGGCAGACGCTGGGGCTGCTCGGGCGCACGGGGAGCGGCAAGACCACCTTGACCCGGCTGATCTCGCGCCTCTACGACCCCACGGCGGGCGCGGTGCGGCTCGGCGGCCTGGACACACGGAAGGCCGAGCTGCACAGCCTGCGCTCGCGGGTGGCGGTGGTGACGCAGGACGTGCAGCTGTTTCAGGCGAGCGTGCGCGACAACCTCACTTTCTTCGACCCGGCGCTGCCGGACGCGCAGGTGGAAGAGGCGCTGCGCGAGGTGGGCCTCGGAGACTGGCTCGCCCGCTTGCCGGACGGCGTGCGGACGCCGCTTCCCGCCGGCAGCCTGAGCGCGGGGCAGGCGCAACTGCTCGCCTTCGCCCGGGTGATGCTGCGCGATCCCGCCGTCGTGATTCTCGACGAACCGAGCAGCCGCCTCGACCCCGCGACCGAGGCGCAGCTCACGCGCGCGGTGACCCGGCTGCTCGCGGGGCGCACCGCCGTCGTGATCGCGCACCGGCTCGACACCGTCTCCCGCGTCGACCGCATCCTCGTGCTCCACGGAGGCGAGGTGGTGGAGGACGGCGCCCGCGAGGAACTTGCCCGCAACCCGCGCAGCCACTACGCGGGGCTGCTGCGGGCCGGGCACGAGGCCGAGGCGGTGCTCGCGTGACCCTCCTCCTGCCCGATGACTTCCCGACTTCCCGAGGCGACCTATGACGGCATCTCCAACTCCTCCCCCCTCTGCGCCGCAGACCTCCTCGCGCCAGACTTTCGCGCTGTCGCGGCGGCTGTTCGCGTACAACAAACCGCTGTTCATCGTCAATCTGCTGCTCTGGAGCGCGGTGCACGCCTCGCCGGCGCTGCTCTCGCTCGCGGTGAGCCGGCTGTTCGGGCAACTCGAAAGCGCTGAGCAAGGCGTACCGACCGCCCTCGCCGCCGCGTGGGCCGCGCTGGGATGGTTCGCGCTCGTGCGTTTCGCGCGCTTCGGGCTCTTTTACGCGGCCTTCCGGGTCTGGATCGAGCTGTGGTACCTGCTCGACGCGCTGGTGCGGCGCAACCTGCTCGGCTACCTGCTCACCGCGCGCGGCTCGCGCCGGCTGCCCGACACACCCGCCGAGGCGGTGAGCCGCTTCCGTGACGACGTGGACGACGTGGCCGGTTACACCGAGGTGTGGGTGGACGGCGCAGGTTTCGTGATCTACACCGCCGTCGCGCTCACCCTGATGGCGCGGGTGGATCCCTGGATCACGCTGCTGGTCACTGCGCCGCTGTTCCTGATGATCGCCTTCGTGCAGCGGCTCTCGCCCACCATCCGCACGTACCGGCGCCGGATGCGCGAGGCGACGGGGCGCGTGACCGACTTTATCGGCGAGACCTTCGGAGCGGTGAGCGCCGTCAAGCTCGCGGCGCGTGAGGGGCAGATGGTGTCTCACCTGCGCGCGCTCGGTGAGACGCGGCAAAAGGCGGCGCTGCGCGACGTGCTGCTCACCGAGCTGATCCGGGGCGTGAACACCAACATGGTCAGCCTCGCGGTGGGCGTGGTGCTGCTGCTCGGGGCCAACCGGGTGCGCGGCGAGGCGCTGAGGGTGGAAGACTTCGTGCTGTTCATCGGCCTGTTGCCGCGCCTGACCGGCAGCATGGGTTTCTTTGGCGACGCCATCGCCCGGCATCGCCGCACCGGGGTGAGCTACGACCGCATGACCCGGCTGCTCGTGGACGCACCGCAGGCCGAGATCGTGCGCTCCCAATCGGTGCACCTCACAGGCGAGCTGCCGCCCCACCTTCCGCCCGCCCCCACCGAGCCGCTGCGCGAACTGCGCGTCGAGGGGCTGAGCGCTACCCACCCCGATGGCAGCGGCGTGCGCGAGGTGAGCTTCAGGCTGCGCCGGGGCGAATTCGTGGTGGTCACCGGGCGCATCGGCAGCGGCAAGTCCACGCTGCTGCGCGCGCTGCTCGGGTTGATGCCCCGCGACGCGGGCCGGATCTTCTGGAACGGGCAGGAGGTGGAAGACCCGGCGTCGTTCCTGGTGCCGCCGCGCAGCGCCTACGCCGCGCAGTTGCCCAACCTCTTTTCGGACTCGCTGCGGGACAACGTGCTCACCGGCGCGGGCGAGGAGCGTTTCGAGCGGGCGGTGCGGCTCGCGCGGCTGGAGGCCGACCTCGCGCAGTTGCCGGCGGCGGCGGAGACGCAGGTGGGCGCGCGCGGCGTCAAGCTCTCGGGCGGGCAGGTGCAGCGCGCGGCGGTGGCGCGGATGCTCGCGC
Proteins encoded:
- the obgE gene encoding GTPase ObgE, encoding MAFRDVLNIEVAAGNGGDGSMSFHRAKYMEKGGPDGGHGGRGGSIILRAIEGVESLERLVGKRKFKAENGRYGEGRLRQGADGQDTYIDVPVGTTAFDEESGKVIADLVKVGQEKVIARGGQGGRGNSTFTSSTRQAPRFAELGTPGQKRRVRLELRLIADVGLVGYPNAGKSSLLAALSRANPAIADYPFTTLSPILGVVQRSGEDERLTMADIPGIIEGASEGKGLGLEFLRHISRTRLLVYVLDVTRDPVEELRQLQAELRAYDPTLLDQVALVALNKMELVEGDLAAMVERELADFGLPVLQVSAREGTGLGELRETLFQLLPERELWAQSHALDVEPDEVVEEALRVIFREDAPVKGQEKPERVWEVHGGGFEDKIVRFSRHLEDAAEYLGNLFKRQGLYNALRRAGAREGDTVEIGTFRFEYFEDEQK
- the rpmA gene encoding 50S ribosomal protein L27: MAHKKGVGSSKNGRDSNPKYLGVKKFGGEVVRAGNILVRQRGTKFKPGPNVGMGRDHTLFALEDGKVVFTNKGGKGRFISVELPQTEVAAD
- the rplU gene encoding 50S ribosomal protein L21, which translates into the protein MFAIIQSGGKQYRVQEGDVIRVESLKGEAGEKLDLKPIFVGGAQALFGDAASGYTVNAEVVEHGRGKKIYIRKYKSGIQYRRRTGHRQNYTAIKILGIQG
- a CDS encoding ABC transporter ATP-binding protein, whose protein sequence is MTSGTLVVLRSYLGPLWGWVGLLAAALLLSTGLNLALPALLARFVDEARLVREADAALLGRLALSYIALAVGVQVLNAGATYLGARVGWQATNRLRADLMAHLLALDMAEHKERTPGEMIERIDGDVTALSNFFSQFAVRVFGAALLLTGAVVMFWRTDWRVGLGITVFVALTLVLMNRVRKGGVDPTRLEREASAKLFGYVEERLAGLDDVRSLGAGEVHLRGFLAVQREFFSRSVFSWRRRAVVWQLSMALFAVGYVALLASAVGLYAAGAISLGTAFALYQYMTMVEEPVDQLSNQLQDLQKAGASLVRIGELLALRSALPSGTQALPSGPLDVRFEDVGFSYTDDLAGAPVLRGVSFHLPAGQTLGLLGRTGSGKTTLTRLISRLYDPTAGAVRLGGLDTRKAELHSLRSRVAVVTQDVQLFQASVRDNLTFFDPALPDAQVEEALREVGLGDWLARLPDGVRTPLPAGSLSAGQAQLLAFARVMLRDPAVVILDEPSSRLDPATEAQLTRAVTRLLAGRTAVVIAHRLDTVSRVDRILVLHGGEVVEDGAREELARNPRSHYAGLLRAGHEAEAVLA
- a CDS encoding ATP-binding cassette domain-containing protein yields the protein MTASPTPPPSAPQTSSRQTFALSRRLFAYNKPLFIVNLLLWSAVHASPALLSLAVSRLFGQLESAEQGVPTALAAAWAALGWFALVRFARFGLFYAAFRVWIELWYLLDALVRRNLLGYLLTARGSRRLPDTPAEAVSRFRDDVDDVAGYTEVWVDGAGFVIYTAVALTLMARVDPWITLLVTAPLFLMIAFVQRLSPTIRTYRRRMREATGRVTDFIGETFGAVSAVKLAAREGQMVSHLRALGETRQKAALRDVLLTELIRGVNTNMVSLAVGVVLLLGANRVRGEALRVEDFVLFIGLLPRLTGSMGFFGDAIARHRRTGVSYDRMTRLLVDAPQAEIVRSQSVHLTGELPPHLPPAPTEPLRELRVEGLSATHPDGSGVREVSFRLRRGEFVVVTGRIGSGKSTLLRALLGLMPRDAGRIFWNGQEVEDPASFLVPPRSAYAAQLPNLFSDSLRDNVLTGAGEERFERAVRLARLEADLAQLPAAAETQVGARGVKLSGGQVQRAAVARMLAQEADLLVFDDVSSALDARTEAELWDGLFTELEATCLVVSHRRAALARADRILVLEGGRVTAQGTLAELLETSAEMRALWAQEDAAPA